Part of the Sphingomonadaceae bacterium OTU29LAMAA1 genome, TGAGCTGCCACGTCATCGAACTGACCGGCGCCGGCCGCCCCAGCAGCTTCAACGCGACCGGGGGCAGGCAATCCGCCACCGTCATCAGTTCGACCATCGGATGCAGCCCGTCGCGATCCTTCAGCCGCACCCAGCGCAGCCATTCCGCCGTCCCCGGCTCGTGCCGCTCGACCAGCTCAAAATTCTGCGAGAAGGCCACGGCCGGATGCCCGCGCAGCACGCGATCGTCCGGTCCCGGCGGCGCCACCGCCGGCGCGGCGCCTGCGTGATGATCCACCGCTGATGGCACCGTTCCCATGAACACGAACGTCGCGCGCAGGCCCAGCCCCGCCTCGCTCTCGACATCGGCCTGCACGAATGCGGCGTTACGACCGCGCCGTAAGCGAGTAGCGCGGATCGTGATCGCGCCGGACAGCGGTCCGATGAACGCGACCAGCGCGGATCGCAGCGGCGGCAGGTCGTCGTCCGAGGCCATTGCGGCATGCAGCGCCAGCGCGGCCGACAACCCGCCATAAGCGGTGCGACCCTGCAACCAGCCTTCGGGCACATGCGCGCGCCAACCGCCCTCGATCGGCTCCAGACCCGCGATAACCTCTCGCAATGCCGTCATGCTCTCTCCCGTCGCGATACACGTCGCACGCTAGGTCAAGCGCTCTGCCCGCGCCATACGCAATCTTCGAAAGTCACGCCGCGGCCGCCACCCGCACCCGCGCCACGACGA contains:
- a CDS encoding thioesterase family protein; amino-acid sequence: MTALREVIAGLEPIEGGWRAHVPEGWLQGRTAYGGLSAALALHAAMASDDDLPPLRSALVAFIGPLSGAITIRATRLRRGRNAAFVQADVESEAGLGLRATFVFMGTVPSAVDHHAGAAPAVAPPGPDDRVLRGHPAVAFSQNFELVERHEPGTAEWLRWVRLKDRDGLHPMVELMTVADCLPPVALKLLGRPAPVSSMTWQLNLLGDAPVTQDGWWLLQATSDYVRTGNSSQRMAIWAANGTPVAEQMQSVAVFA